One Halodesulfovibrio sp. genomic window carries:
- a CDS encoding AAA family ATPase, whose protein sequence is MLPNSKSSYTVYFSSKRPEKSQLKSNSIVIYPESSNWNDFSYRIRCQLIAKLNSPLPNKYIELDIFLAFLADTKTKEDYSGLAHWLKSRSTSGHQLIPAVEASKFICMLPTIGDYRKVVRAMGVQGAEHLLEAIHDIVTLKNTDKSNSFNNIQNSKAFSLGFMRNSESFFAFHNADSILKGLSNENFDAISNNLELTFQLPNFATPHKLSFRFTGSEIIPKRINILIGKNGLGKSQALNRFCRCALQHKNEKAILRDESNDSSRPMINRLIAIGTPGETSNTFPGEHLETQKLHYRRVNLTRGSKVKLTQNLSNSLIQLVRSEDYIGEQSRWEIFLESIDKAIDSNQIHILLKDGTSCPLKKLPGYSGEQHSLELWTNIDSSKEPIFVHNDHKAPLSSGQLTFFKFAVYCSLMIENGCFVLMDEPETHLHPNLISDFVELLDTLLEKTGSYAIIATHSAYFVREVSREQVHIFKSDGTNISIEQPRLKTFGADIDSISEFIFEDNISNRMLKRIAEKAVNKSYDEIKNEIGSEISYQALMSLREMKRGLNE, encoded by the coding sequence ATGCTACCGAATTCAAAATCAAGTTACACAGTATATTTCTCCTCAAAGCGTCCTGAAAAATCTCAACTTAAGTCCAACAGCATTGTTATCTATCCTGAATCATCAAACTGGAATGACTTTTCATATCGCATACGTTGTCAATTAATTGCAAAGCTTAACTCACCACTGCCTAACAAATACATTGAGTTAGATATCTTTCTCGCATTCCTCGCTGATACTAAAACGAAAGAAGACTACAGCGGTTTGGCCCACTGGCTAAAATCACGCTCAACTTCAGGTCACCAACTTATTCCCGCAGTTGAAGCGAGTAAATTCATTTGCATGCTTCCAACAATTGGTGATTATCGAAAAGTTGTACGTGCAATGGGAGTACAAGGCGCTGAACACTTACTTGAAGCAATCCACGATATTGTCACCCTAAAAAATACTGACAAAAGCAACAGCTTCAACAACATTCAAAATTCAAAAGCGTTCTCTCTTGGGTTCATGAGAAACTCAGAATCTTTTTTTGCATTTCACAATGCTGACAGCATATTGAAAGGGCTTTCAAACGAAAATTTTGATGCAATCTCAAACAATCTAGAGCTAACATTCCAGCTTCCCAATTTTGCCACACCGCACAAGTTAAGCTTTCGCTTCACTGGCTCTGAAATTATTCCAAAAAGAATTAATATACTGATTGGTAAAAATGGACTTGGAAAAAGCCAAGCACTAAATCGCTTTTGTAGGTGTGCGTTACAACATAAAAATGAAAAAGCAATATTAAGAGATGAATCGAATGATTCTTCCAGGCCCATGATTAACAGACTTATCGCGATAGGAACACCAGGGGAAACATCAAATACATTCCCAGGAGAGCATTTAGAAACACAAAAACTGCACTATCGCCGAGTCAATTTAACACGGGGAAGCAAAGTAAAGTTAACACAAAATCTATCTAACTCACTCATTCAGCTAGTAAGGTCAGAGGACTACATAGGTGAGCAAAGTAGATGGGAAATTTTTCTTGAATCAATAGATAAAGCTATTGACTCAAATCAAATTCATATTCTTCTAAAAGACGGAACAAGTTGCCCATTAAAAAAGCTTCCTGGCTATAGCGGCGAACAACATAGTCTAGAGTTATGGACAAACATTGACTCAAGCAAGGAGCCAATCTTCGTACATAACGATCATAAAGCTCCACTTAGTAGCGGCCAACTTACTTTCTTTAAGTTTGCAGTATATTGCTCACTCATGATTGAAAACGGATGCTTTGTTCTCATGGATGAGCCAGAAACCCATCTTCATCCAAATTTAATTTCTGACTTCGTTGAACTTCTCGATACGTTACTTGAAAAAACAGGTTCTTATGCAATTATAGCAACCCACTCTGCATACTTTGTCAGAGAAGTTAGCAGAGAACAGGTGCATATCTTTAAAAGTGATGGAACAAATATCTCTATTGAACAACCACGATTAAAAACTTTTGGCGCAGACATTGATTCTATTTCAGAATTTATTTTTGAAGATAACATAAGCAACAGAATGTTAAAAAGAATTGCCGAAAAAGCTGTAAATAAAAGTTATGACGAAATCAAAAATGAAATTGGCTCTGAGATATCCTACCAAGCTTTAATGTCATTACGAGAAATGAAACGAGGATTAAATGAATAA
- a CDS encoding IS481 family transposase yields the protein MTTYNQNVIKHKVGLLNLAEELGNISKACKMMGYSRDTFYRYQAAKEEGGVEALLDKNRRKPNMKNRVEKEVEDAVVAFATSYPAHGQTRTSNELRKKGIFVSPSGVRSIWVRHGLHNFKLRLTALEKLSAEKGIVLTEAQVQALERKKDDDVAHGEIETAHQGYFGSQDTFYVGTIKGVGRIYQQTFVDTYSKWAAAKLYTTKTPITAADMLNDKVLPFFEEQEMGVLRILTDRGTEYCGNREQHDYQLFLGISNIEHTKTKARHPQTNGICERFHKTILNEFYQVAFRRKVYSSLDDLQTDLDLWLLEYNTERTHQGKMCCGRTPFETMMDAKHLWTQHVVNLN from the coding sequence ATGACAACTTACAACCAAAACGTCATTAAGCACAAGGTCGGACTTCTTAACTTAGCAGAAGAGCTTGGGAACATATCCAAGGCATGCAAGATGATGGGATATTCACGCGACACCTTCTATCGGTATCAGGCTGCGAAGGAAGAAGGCGGAGTTGAAGCACTTCTTGATAAAAATCGGCGGAAGCCGAATATGAAGAACCGTGTTGAAAAAGAAGTTGAGGACGCAGTAGTAGCCTTCGCAACTTCCTATCCAGCGCACGGACAGACAAGAACAAGCAACGAGCTGCGCAAGAAAGGGATTTTTGTTTCTCCTTCTGGAGTTCGCTCTATTTGGGTCAGGCATGGCTTGCATAATTTTAAACTGCGACTCACAGCGCTTGAGAAGCTCTCTGCGGAAAAAGGAATAGTGCTTACTGAAGCACAGGTGCAAGCGCTCGAACGCAAGAAAGATGATGATGTTGCCCATGGTGAAATCGAAACAGCTCATCAAGGTTATTTTGGGAGTCAGGATACGTTTTATGTGGGCACAATCAAAGGCGTTGGTCGTATCTACCAGCAGACTTTTGTGGATACTTACTCAAAATGGGCCGCAGCGAAGCTATATACCACAAAGACACCTATTACAGCCGCAGACATGCTCAACGACAAGGTTCTTCCATTCTTTGAAGAGCAAGAAATGGGTGTGTTACGTATTCTGACAGATCGTGGGACAGAGTATTGTGGAAATCGAGAACAGCACGATTATCAGCTATTTTTAGGCATCAGCAACATCGAGCATACGAAAACAAAAGCAAGGCACCCGCAAACCAATGGGATCTGCGAGCGCTTCCACAAAACTATTTTAAACGAGTTTTATCAGGTTGCCTTCAGACGAAAAGTATACTCAAGCCTCGATGACTTGCAGACAGATCTTGATTTGTGGCTACTTGAATATAATACCGAGAGAACGCATCAAGGCAAAATGTGTTGCGGCAGAACGCCATTTGAAACTATGATGGATGCAAAACATCTTTGGACGCAACATGTTGTAAATCTCAACTAA
- a CDS encoding relaxase/mobilization nuclease domain-containing protein → MISTKQSPPKPENDNYARLANYIADASKKGEKCLASWSAGCMAGDDYELGISEVLATQGCNERTKREKTYHLVVSFRPEDESKLTLQDYKDIEVRFAETLGFTEHQRHCGVHINTANPHMHVAYNMIHPEKKTRLEPYRDYWKRDDLCRQLEKEYGVSIDPGRKQRREFAHYLSDKKNAFLSAVKAARTWENVHAAMANCGLQISCKEDVQIAPLESAVKGCRITGQEIHSSLNKDELVQRLGVFKPKEKFYPAKDTFQPAVQETKNDRAEAMEAYTGEESFIGYLQRHKEVIDDARTKSATWAEFQMKLQSELNVTVKLRGRGTVFADLTKVKGKKSEHYAKVSDLGREYSRQKLETFLGKLVSLPYGSFVKPKRQYHRDPLHRHPERGKLMKEYRAGIDKRKAMFEDQKEQRQKEMQELRLKWKIKMKKYQLDSRLGRKETRYLINAAKAEQLRQEEQIQNRFTEQRKKIKEEVSYGNWNEFLRQKAEAGNMIALAVLQSSKPKDRKAFKERPVEKLLEGMTYTVDNEGNITYKLKDGGVVLDNRKEIIASKDVEARKFAEKLRGRRFGRQGRSRKLPREVGNSKLVGK, encoded by the coding sequence GTGATTTCTACAAAACAATCTCCGCCAAAGCCTGAAAACGACAATTATGCACGCTTGGCCAACTACATTGCTGATGCTTCTAAGAAGGGAGAGAAGTGCCTTGCTTCGTGGAGCGCTGGCTGTATGGCCGGTGACGATTATGAGTTAGGCATATCGGAAGTTTTGGCAACCCAAGGCTGCAACGAGCGGACGAAGAGAGAGAAGACGTACCATCTTGTTGTGTCGTTCCGGCCGGAGGATGAGTCGAAACTTACTCTGCAGGACTACAAAGATATTGAAGTGCGCTTTGCAGAAACGCTTGGATTCACGGAACACCAACGTCATTGTGGCGTACACATCAATACAGCGAATCCACATATGCATGTTGCTTACAACATGATTCATCCGGAGAAGAAGACGCGCTTGGAGCCATATCGTGATTACTGGAAGCGTGACGATTTATGCCGGCAATTGGAAAAAGAATACGGCGTATCGATTGATCCCGGAAGAAAACAACGCAGGGAGTTTGCCCATTATCTCTCGGACAAGAAGAACGCCTTTTTGTCGGCTGTAAAAGCAGCGCGAACATGGGAGAATGTTCATGCTGCAATGGCAAATTGTGGGCTTCAGATTTCTTGCAAAGAGGACGTTCAAATTGCACCGTTGGAAAGTGCGGTAAAAGGGTGCCGTATTACAGGACAAGAGATACATAGCTCTCTGAATAAGGATGAACTGGTGCAGCGGCTTGGTGTATTCAAGCCTAAAGAAAAGTTCTATCCGGCAAAAGATACTTTTCAGCCGGCAGTGCAGGAAACAAAAAACGATAGAGCTGAGGCAATGGAAGCCTACACCGGTGAAGAAAGCTTTATTGGTTATTTGCAGCGTCATAAAGAGGTCATTGACGACGCACGGACGAAGTCTGCTACTTGGGCAGAGTTTCAGATGAAGTTGCAATCAGAATTGAATGTCACTGTAAAGCTGCGCGGCCGCGGAACTGTGTTCGCTGATCTTACGAAAGTGAAGGGAAAGAAAAGCGAGCATTATGCAAAGGTGAGCGACTTAGGCCGAGAGTATTCTCGGCAAAAACTCGAAACTTTTTTGGGCAAACTGGTATCACTTCCATATGGAAGTTTTGTGAAACCGAAGCGTCAGTATCATCGTGATCCACTTCACCGGCATCCGGAGCGCGGCAAGCTCATGAAGGAATACAGAGCGGGAATTGATAAGCGCAAAGCCATGTTTGAAGACCAGAAAGAGCAGCGCCAAAAAGAAATGCAGGAGCTACGCTTGAAATGGAAAATCAAAATGAAAAAGTACCAGCTCGATAGTCGGTTGGGCCGAAAGGAAACGCGCTATCTCATCAACGCTGCCAAGGCCGAACAATTACGTCAGGAAGAGCAGATTCAAAACAGGTTCACAGAGCAACGTAAGAAGATCAAAGAGGAAGTTTCCTATGGCAACTGGAACGAGTTTCTTCGTCAGAAAGCCGAAGCTGGCAATATGATTGCGCTGGCTGTACTCCAGTCCTCAAAGCCCAAAGACAGGAAGGCATTCAAAGAACGCCCTGTGGAGAAGCTATTAGAGGGTATGACCTACACCGTCGATAACGAGGGTAACATCACCTACAAACTCAAAGATGGCGGGGTAGTGTTAGATAACCGCAAAGAGATTATTGCGAGCAAGGATGTAGAGGCACGGAAGTTCGCTGAGAAGCTGAGGGGGAGGCGGTTTGGGAGGCAGGGACGTAGCCGTAAGCTTCCCCGTGAAGTTGGTAATTCGAAATTAGTAGGTAAATAA
- a CDS encoding ORF6N domain-containing protein, which produces MNTEQVAVSSETEFTIDSCEPLMYRHLPVVPTAFLATVYRVDEGNIHRNFNRNTSRFVEGKHFFRIEGEELRLLKNRQTNCPAVKIGAKANSVLLWTERGAARHAKMLETDAAWDVFEKLEDAYFNRQAAPNVSSTEDNCSLLSKYAELDVITSLTVSKALQKDHNAVLTQITAMNLPHDVYHANFLHGEEVLNGRQRISIIAMTQGGFSLLMHEYSGKRAQQLMMHVMKNFLTCQPRLAPVQPINDTKPRFLKRRIDAKRMLALRGALKVYSAVECKTYDEVEAELCAYFALARIEDLGLESYGIAMEYVQEAINRPAEPESEVGAESSVVVTATTVRGALDLWAYYAEKQPYEQVMQEFEQLTGVSTLDGVADQHCLKLLLVVWGRINAALALKEAC; this is translated from the coding sequence ATGAATACTGAACAAGTCGCAGTTTCTAGCGAAACCGAATTTACTATCGATTCGTGCGAACCACTAATGTACAGGCATCTGCCTGTTGTCCCTACAGCGTTTTTAGCTACTGTTTATAGAGTAGATGAAGGGAATATTCATCGTAATTTTAATCGTAATACTTCGCGCTTTGTAGAAGGAAAACATTTTTTCCGAATTGAAGGAGAAGAGTTAAGACTTCTGAAGAACAGACAGACAAATTGTCCGGCTGTTAAGATTGGTGCTAAAGCTAATTCAGTTCTTCTCTGGACAGAACGCGGAGCTGCTCGTCATGCAAAGATGTTGGAAACAGACGCCGCGTGGGATGTATTTGAAAAGCTGGAAGATGCGTACTTTAATCGTCAAGCTGCACCAAATGTGAGTTCTACCGAGGATAATTGCTCTCTGCTAAGCAAATATGCAGAGCTAGATGTCATTACTTCCTTGACGGTCTCAAAAGCACTTCAGAAAGATCACAACGCCGTGCTAACACAGATCACCGCTATGAATCTCCCGCATGATGTGTATCACGCAAATTTTCTGCACGGGGAAGAAGTTCTTAACGGTCGGCAGCGTATTTCCATTATCGCCATGACGCAGGGTGGTTTTAGTCTGCTCATGCATGAGTATTCAGGAAAGAGGGCACAGCAACTGATGATGCATGTGATGAAGAATTTTCTTACGTGCCAGCCAAGGCTAGCACCTGTTCAACCTATCAATGATACTAAGCCTCGTTTTCTGAAACGCCGAATTGATGCAAAGCGTATGCTTGCCCTGCGTGGTGCGCTAAAAGTCTACTCCGCAGTCGAATGCAAAACATACGATGAAGTAGAGGCTGAACTGTGTGCGTACTTTGCTTTGGCTCGCATAGAAGATTTGGGGCTGGAGTCATATGGTATTGCTATGGAGTATGTTCAAGAGGCGATTAATCGCCCTGCAGAGCCTGAATCAGAAGTAGGGGCGGAAAGTAGTGTAGTTGTTACAGCAACAACCGTGCGCGGAGCACTGGATTTGTGGGCATATTATGCTGAGAAGCAGCCGTATGAACAAGTTATGCAGGAGTTCGAGCAGCTCACCGGCGTTTCTACTCTAGACGGAGTTGCAGATCAGCATTGCCTGAAACTTCTGTTAGTCGTTTGGGGGCGTATTAACGCCGCTCTTGCACTTAAAGAAGCCTGTTAG
- a CDS encoding site-specific integrase, whose amino-acid sequence MSHTVKDAWNLYRELKLPSLKKPQNDIQVWEMHLAPYVADKELTAIRSVDVLRLRAKIEAKQLSPQSVHHVLALLRRLLHRAVEWELYTGPLPAFDMPKVQNDRTRFLTMEEAAILLLELKERSTLWHDISLFALSTGLRSGEIFNLLPEHINIATRSIAVMDTKSDNRVVPLNTAALEIATSYMKRNTGSYLFTTIHGNKIQYAGKVYRSAVRACKLNNGIGDRRQRVVFHTLRHTFASWLVQGGFPIAVVSRLLGHSDIKMTMRYAHLAPQQGKEAVTYIDNYMQSFARSTV is encoded by the coding sequence ATGAGCCACACAGTCAAAGATGCTTGGAACCTGTACCGCGAACTGAAACTCCCCTCACTTAAAAAACCGCAGAACGACATTCAAGTCTGGGAAATGCACCTTGCTCCTTATGTTGCTGACAAAGAATTGACAGCAATACGAAGCGTCGATGTTCTCAGGCTTCGCGCCAAGATAGAAGCCAAGCAGCTCAGCCCTCAGTCAGTCCATCATGTGCTGGCGCTTCTCCGAAGACTCTTGCATAGAGCCGTTGAATGGGAACTGTACACAGGTCCCTTACCAGCTTTTGATATGCCTAAAGTTCAGAATGATCGAACAAGGTTCCTCACAATGGAGGAAGCTGCGATCCTGCTTCTCGAACTTAAAGAACGTTCCACGTTGTGGCATGACATCAGTCTATTCGCACTATCTACCGGACTTCGATCCGGTGAAATTTTCAATTTACTTCCCGAACACATCAATATTGCGACAAGAAGCATCGCGGTCATGGATACTAAATCTGATAACAGAGTAGTGCCACTTAATACCGCAGCGCTTGAGATCGCTACTTCTTATATGAAGCGGAATACCGGTTCATATCTCTTTACGACTATTCACGGAAATAAAATTCAGTATGCAGGCAAAGTTTACCGCAGTGCGGTTAGAGCCTGCAAATTAAACAACGGCATTGGCGACCGCCGGCAGCGTGTTGTTTTTCATACGTTACGTCACACTTTTGCCTCCTGGCTTGTGCAGGGAGGTTTTCCTATCGCTGTAGTGAGTAGACTTCTTGGTCATAGCGATATCAAGATGACGATGCGCTATGCTCATTTGGCTCCTCAGCAAGGAAAAGAAGCTGTGACGTACATAGACAATTATATGCAATCGTTCGCGCGGTCAACCGTGTAA
- a CDS encoding ABC transporter permease: MMILRDPKSRMVLIVPPIIQFFVFSYAATFDLQNVEFAVLDESKTVESRSLISHFSGSKHFELVQRLDSTAQIPEMINTETVRLVLHISRDFADKIVNGDSASVQVIADGRNSNVASIALGYVQDIIQQYSASLRILAPAVKGGTPLIQRAWFNRNMETRWYIVSSLGGIISMVIVMTLSSLSVAREREFGTFDQLLVSPFQPLEILIGKSVPCVFFGLADAILLSLAAVYWFAVPFRGTVGALFLILLAFMLAIVGVGLFISAISVTMQQGLLGAFVFIMPAVLLGGFTTPISNMPQWLQYSTVINPLKYVVQGLRDIFLTGADVSAVWNYVWPLCIISAVTMPAAAVMFRFRTQ, encoded by the coding sequence ATGATGATTCTGCGAGATCCGAAAAGTAGAATGGTTCTTATTGTGCCGCCAATCATACAATTTTTTGTTTTTAGCTATGCTGCAACATTTGATCTGCAAAATGTCGAATTTGCGGTGTTGGATGAGTCCAAGACCGTAGAATCTCGTTCGCTTATAAGTCATTTTAGCGGGTCGAAACATTTTGAATTGGTTCAGCGATTGGATTCCACAGCACAGATTCCTGAGATGATTAATACAGAAACTGTACGCCTAGTTTTGCATATTTCACGAGATTTTGCGGATAAGATAGTTAATGGGGATTCTGCTTCTGTTCAGGTCATCGCAGATGGTCGAAATTCTAATGTTGCGTCGATTGCCTTAGGGTATGTGCAGGACATCATTCAACAGTATAGTGCCTCCTTGCGAATCCTAGCACCTGCGGTAAAGGGGGGCACTCCACTTATTCAACGAGCGTGGTTCAATAGAAACATGGAAACTCGTTGGTATATTGTATCTTCACTTGGCGGGATAATAAGCATGGTGATCGTAATGACGTTATCCTCGCTTTCGGTTGCGAGAGAGCGTGAGTTTGGAACATTCGACCAGTTGCTTGTGTCACCTTTTCAACCTTTAGAAATTTTAATTGGAAAGTCGGTTCCATGCGTTTTTTTTGGATTAGCCGATGCTATTTTGCTTTCGCTAGCAGCTGTATACTGGTTTGCTGTGCCGTTTAGAGGGACTGTTGGCGCACTTTTTTTGATATTGCTCGCATTTATGCTTGCCATTGTTGGGGTAGGGCTGTTTATTTCCGCGATTTCAGTGACCATGCAGCAAGGGCTACTTGGAGCATTTGTATTTATTATGCCCGCAGTTCTTCTGGGTGGATTTACAACCCCGATAAGTAACATGCCGCAGTGGCTGCAATATTCAACCGTAATCAATCCATTAAAATATGTTGTGCAGGGACTGCGGGATATATTTCTTACAGGCGCGGATGTCTCTGCTGTATGGAATTATGTCTGGCCACTCTGTATTATTTCTGCGGTTACTATGCCTGCGGCTGCTGTGATGTTCCGATTTAGGACACAATAG
- a CDS encoding ABC transporter permease produces the protein MAISYMRLRGFLYKELLQIKRDPSSLLLGIVMPVFLLLIFGYGVSLEPTNVPVALVLDDSSPEVRELQTRFALSPYFAPLSVRSMPQAVEYMETGVVDCIVHVRSNFSSLIANGQEAPVQLILDGIDANKARIIDGYIQNTIGLWAERAAAVSGTSFMPLVFVEPRIWFNAAANSTYSLVPGLLTLIMTMIGTLLTALVIAREWERGTMEALFSTPIKIDEILLGKLLPYFALGMVGMGLSITLGVFLFHVPLRGSLTVLVSLGSVFLLASLGLGLFISAVSRVQFVAAMASVLAGFLPAFFLSGLMFDLKSTPIVIQYVSKIVPAKYFVTISQTLFLAGTLWDVLLPAGLILIVMSIVLLGVARKKIGRRLSQ, from the coding sequence ATGGCGATATCATACATGCGGCTCCGTGGTTTTTTATATAAGGAATTGCTGCAAATAAAACGTGATCCAAGCAGCTTGTTGCTAGGCATTGTCATGCCGGTATTTTTGTTACTCATATTTGGATACGGAGTGTCGTTGGAGCCTACTAACGTACCAGTAGCGTTGGTGCTTGATGATTCTAGCCCTGAAGTGAGGGAGTTACAAACGCGCTTTGCTTTGTCACCGTACTTTGCGCCGCTATCTGTACGTTCCATGCCACAAGCAGTTGAATATATGGAAACAGGTGTAGTTGATTGCATTGTGCATGTGCGCTCTAATTTTTCTTCACTGATTGCAAATGGGCAAGAAGCCCCTGTTCAACTTATTCTTGATGGAATTGATGCGAATAAAGCGCGCATAATTGACGGGTATATTCAAAATACAATCGGGCTGTGGGCAGAACGAGCGGCAGCAGTATCTGGCACTTCGTTTATGCCTTTAGTCTTTGTCGAGCCTCGTATATGGTTTAACGCTGCTGCAAACAGCACATACTCGCTTGTTCCTGGTTTACTTACGTTAATTATGACGATGATTGGTACACTGCTAACTGCACTTGTTATTGCGCGAGAGTGGGAGCGTGGAACCATGGAAGCGCTATTCAGTACGCCTATAAAAATTGATGAAATTCTGTTGGGAAAGCTGCTACCGTATTTTGCGCTTGGAATGGTGGGAATGGGACTTTCCATTACCCTTGGAGTATTTCTTTTTCACGTACCACTTCGTGGTTCCTTGACTGTACTTGTCAGTCTGGGAAGCGTTTTTTTACTTGCATCACTGGGACTGGGGTTGTTTATATCTGCGGTTTCCCGTGTTCAGTTTGTTGCAGCAATGGCTTCTGTATTAGCAGGGTTTCTACCTGCGTTTTTTCTCTCTGGATTAATGTTTGACCTGAAGAGCACGCCTATTGTCATTCAATATGTGAGTAAGATTGTTCCGGCGAAGTACTTTGTCACAATAAGCCAGACATTGTTTTTAGCGGGCACATTATGGGATGTGTTACTTCCAGCAGGTCTAATTTTGATCGTGATGAGTATTGTTCTTCTTGGTGTTGCTCGAAAAAAAATAGGACGGCGACTTTCGCAATGA
- a CDS encoding ATP-binding cassette domain-containing protein, with protein sequence MGISVGEIEHVPPLLEATDLRVVFKPKSKRPVVALSDLDLRVYAGRVTGLVGPDGAGKTTCLRLAAGLLIPQAGSMHVLGYDTIRDADKIRSQIGYMPQQFGLYEDLTIQENLDLYADLQSVPMKQRESQFANLLDMTDLARFTDRRAGQLSGGMKQKLGLACCLVKVPKLLILDEPTVGVDPVSRRDIWRIVYRLVEETGVGVLVATAYLDEAERCSNIVVMHNGNKLAEGTPQSFYPRVAGRVFSITPQPPQTPRMLHGDMLLRDDVVDASIQSGLVRTVFSKDSRVLNNTELLPYALEAMPPRFEDVFVDMLLQADGDLEKVTLNSSQKSSQRQSNAKVEEDSPVIQVSGLRKHFGSFTAVHDISFMVQQGEIFGVLGANGAGKTTTFRMLCGLLKASEGEIHVAGQNMRKAPSKARSRIGYMAQKFSLYQQLTVLQNLRFYGKAYGLLKKRLANRLDWALHEFEMEDRKDALTQSLPAGFKQRLAMAAAMLHEPEILFLDEPTSGADPLARREFWARISKFAREGVTVIVTTHFMEEAEYCDRMLIMAQGKQLAAGTPAQIRALAVSDSLPDPTIEDAFIALAEG encoded by the coding sequence ATGGGGATATCTGTAGGAGAGATAGAACACGTCCCCCCTTTGTTGGAGGCGACAGACCTGCGTGTTGTTTTTAAGCCTAAAAGCAAACGTCCTGTTGTTGCTTTATCTGATTTAGATTTGCGAGTGTATGCAGGTCGTGTGACAGGTCTTGTTGGGCCAGATGGCGCTGGGAAAACAACGTGCTTGCGGCTTGCTGCCGGACTTCTCATTCCGCAGGCAGGTTCTATGCACGTGTTGGGGTACGATACGATTCGTGATGCTGATAAGATCCGTTCTCAAATAGGCTATATGCCACAGCAATTCGGACTGTATGAAGACTTAACCATTCAAGAAAATTTAGATTTGTATGCAGATTTGCAAAGTGTGCCTATGAAACAGCGGGAGTCTCAATTTGCAAATCTACTCGACATGACTGATCTTGCTCGATTTACAGACAGACGTGCAGGACAGCTTTCCGGTGGTATGAAGCAGAAATTGGGGCTTGCATGCTGTCTGGTAAAAGTGCCGAAGCTGCTTATTCTTGATGAACCGACAGTAGGCGTTGACCCTGTTTCTCGACGGGATATCTGGCGTATTGTTTATCGACTCGTTGAAGAAACCGGAGTGGGGGTGCTTGTCGCCACAGCGTATCTTGATGAGGCGGAGCGTTGTAGCAATATTGTTGTTATGCACAACGGCAATAAGCTTGCAGAAGGAACACCGCAAAGCTTTTATCCTAGAGTTGCGGGGCGTGTTTTTTCTATAACTCCCCAACCACCCCAAACGCCTCGTATGTTGCATGGCGATATGCTGTTACGTGATGACGTTGTTGATGCATCAATACAGTCAGGGCTGGTTCGTACTGTGTTTTCTAAAGACAGCAGAGTGCTCAATAATACTGAACTCCTGCCGTATGCTTTAGAAGCAATGCCACCTCGGTTTGAAGATGTTTTTGTGGATATGTTGTTGCAAGCTGATGGCGATCTCGAAAAGGTTACGCTGAATTCCTCACAGAAAAGCAGCCAAAGGCAGAGTAACGCCAAAGTTGAAGAAGATTCGCCGGTCATCCAAGTTTCAGGGCTACGTAAACATTTTGGGTCGTTTACTGCGGTGCATGATATTTCATTCATGGTGCAGCAAGGAGAAATCTTTGGTGTACTTGGCGCAAATGGAGCAGGAAAAACAACGACATTTCGTATGCTATGCGGTTTATTAAAAGCTTCTGAAGGTGAAATTCATGTAGCGGGACAAAACATGCGTAAGGCACCGTCAAAGGCTCGTTCCAGAATCGGATACATGGCGCAGAAATTTTCGTTGTATCAACAATTGACTGTGCTGCAAAATTTACGCTTTTACGGCAAGGCATATGGATTGTTGAAAAAAAGATTAGCAAATCGTTTAGACTGGGCGTTACATGAATTTGAAATGGAAGATCGAAAGGATGCGTTAACGCAAAGCCTGCCCGCAGGATTTAAACAACGCCTTGCTATGGCAGCGGCGATGCTTCATGAACCTGAAATTTTATTTTTAGATGAGCCAACGTCTGGTGCTGACCCGCTAGCAAGGCGTGAATTTTGGGCGCGAATTAGCAAATTTGCTCGAGAAGGCGTGACTGTGATTGTAACAACGCATTTTATGGAAGAGGCGGAGTACTGCGACAGAATGCTTATTATGGCTCAAGGAAAGCAGCTAGCTGCTGGCACTCCGGCACAAATCAGAGCACTGGCAGTGAGTGATTCTCTTCCTGATCCAACCATTGAAGATGCTTTTATTGCGTTAGCAGAAGGATAA